GGGAAGCCCTTCCAGCACGGCGTAGAGCCCCGACGCGGCGGGATCGTCGAGCGCCCGATCCCCGAGGTACGCACGCGCCAGCGCGTTCGAGCCGTCGTCTACGACGACGTCGTCGCTGGAGGCGTTGGTGCGGTGTGATTCACCCGTTCCCGCAAGATCGACCCAAGGCGAGAGCATGACGAGCCCCGCCGGGAGCGGCAACCCGCGTTCGCGCAGGGCCAGCGCCGTCGAGAGCGTAAGGCCGCCGCCGGCCGAATCGCCCGCGATGACGATATGCGAGGCGGAGACGCCGCTTTCGAGCAAGCCCAGATAGGCTGCGATCGAGTCGTCGACGGCAGCGGGGAAGCGATGTTCCGGCGCGAGACGATAGTTCGGGACGTAGACGCGAGCGGAGGTGCGTCGTGCGATCGCGCCCGTGAGGCTGCGATACCCGGCGGGGCTCCCGCCGACGTAACCGCCGCCGTGCAAGTAGAGCACGACGACGGATTGCGCGCGGCCGTCTGGGATGAGCCATTCGCCGCGAGCGCCGTCGGGTTGCAGCGACGTCCCGGACGGCGGCCGCCCGAATATCAGGCTGCCGCCGTTGAACGTTCGCCGCGTGACGCGTAGGATACGCGAGGTTCCGAGCGCCGATTGCAGCGGCCACCGCACGGTCAAGCGCAAGAACAGCCCCGCAGCTCGCGCCTGCAGGCTCACTAGCGTCGCTTCTTGATACGACCCGAGCGCACTTTGGGTGCGAAAGCGGCGCCGATTTTGAAGTTGCTCTTACGATCGATCGTTTCGTCCACGTCGTCGCAGCCGATCGGCGTGAAATCGCGACAATCGTGCGGGCGCGCTTCGTAGATGCCGCAGTAATAGCGGCCGCTCCGGTTGCCCATGAGAAAGACGCAATTGTCGGCGATATCGTCGGAGACTTTGCGTACCCAGCCGACGTGGAATCCATCGGCCGAGGGACGTTCGACGATGTACTCGCGCATCGTATCCGCGTACGTCATTCCGAGGTGATCGGCGAGGCGCTGCACGTCGGAGCGGCTGACGAACGGCTCGTATCCGCTGCAGCACTCCGCGCAACCCGGCGGACACGCGACGTTCTCCGGTAGATCCTTGAGATGCTTGCGCGCGAGGTCGATAACCTTGCCGATCGCTTTGACCATCTCGGGGTCGTCGTTGAATTTATAGACCCATTCGCGCCGAACGATTTCGTTGACGTTGTAATACCGCGTCGTTTTTTCGTCGTATTCGACGGTGATGTGCTCTTCATCGATCTCGATCTTGTTGACGTGCTCCATCGGGCGATCGTCGAGCAATTCGGGATGGGTCGGTTGTTCGGTGCGCCGAGAAAAATTGCGCAGGTTGATCAGATCGATAGTTTCCATGACGCGCAGATGTTCGATATCGCGTGCGGGTGCGGCCTGTGGCGCAGCGAAGAATGTCCCTGCGCTCGCAGTCCTGCGGCGTCGAACGATATTTGAGGAGAGAGTTTAGCGTGCGCACGGCTATCGGGGTGGATTTAGGCGGCTCGCATGTGACTGCGGCGGTCATCACCGACGATGGAACCATCCATCGCCAGCACGAGCTGGACCTGGACGACCTGAGCGTCAAAGCGGTAACCGATGCGCTGGTCGAGACGATCGGCGGGGCGCTCAAAGACGCCGGCGGGGACGTAATCGGCATCGGGATCGGTTCGCCGGGCAATATCGAGGTTGCCACCGGTACGGTCGTCTATAGCCCGAACTTCGGATGGAGCAACATACCGCTCGGCGCGACCGTGGGCGATCGCTTCAAGCTCCCGGTCTTCGTCGGGAACGATGCGCGTTGCGCGACCCTGGGCGAGTACACGTTCGGCGTCGGGCAGGGCCATAAGGATTTCGTGCTGCTGACGCTCGGAACGGGGATCGGCGGCGGCATCGTTGCGGACGGACAACTCATGCTTGGCAACCGATTCGGTGCCGGCGAATTCGGCCACCACCAAATCCGCCCGACCGACGGCTTCGTCTGCGGCTGCGGGAAAATCGGGTGCTTCGAGGCGCAGGCGTCGGGCACGGGCCTGATCCGGCATGCATTTGCCGTGGCGCCGTCGTTTCCGCGCAGCCTGCTCCTGGACGTGAATCGGGATAAACTCGGGTCGAAGAAGATTCGCAAAGCCGCGCAGAACGGC
This Candidatus Dormiibacterota bacterium DNA region includes the following protein-coding sequences:
- a CDS encoding ROK family protein codes for the protein MRTAIGVDLGGSHVTAAVITDDGTIHRQHELDLDDLSVKAVTDALVETIGGALKDAGGDVIGIGIGSPGNIEVATGTVVYSPNFGWSNIPLGATVGDRFKLPVFVGNDARCATLGEYTFGVGQGHKDFVLLTLGTGIGGGIVADGQLMLGNRFGAGEFGHHQIRPTDGFVCGCGKIGCFEAQASGTGLIRHAFAVAPSFPRSLLLDVNRDKLGSKKIRKAAQNGDGHALAAWKNYTADLAIGLANVIAAVNPEMIALGGGVSTAGEFMLEAVRARVDALTTMVPKGTTQLTIAKLGNDAGQVGAATMAFRGGLTTQPAEG
- a CDS encoding YkgJ family cysteine cluster protein, with product METIDLINLRNFSRRTEQPTHPELLDDRPMEHVNKIEIDEEHITVEYDEKTTRYYNVNEIVRREWVYKFNDDPEMVKAIGKVIDLARKHLKDLPENVACPPGCAECCSGYEPFVSRSDVQRLADHLGMTYADTMREYIVERPSADGFHVGWVRKVSDDIADNCVFLMGNRSGRYYCGIYEARPHDCRDFTPIGCDDVDETIDRKSNFKIGAAFAPKVRSGRIKKRR
- a CDS encoding alpha/beta hydrolase, which codes for MSLQARAAGLFLRLTVRWPLQSALGTSRILRVTRRTFNGGSLIFGRPPSGTSLQPDGARGEWLIPDGRAQSVVVLYLHGGGYVGGSPAGYRSLTGAIARRTSARVYVPNYRLAPEHRFPAAVDDSIAAYLGLLESGVSASHIVIAGDSAGGGLTLSTALALRERGLPLPAGLVMLSPWVDLAGTGESHRTNASSDDVVVDDGSNALARAYLGDRALDDPAASGLYAVLEGLPPMLIHASRSEVLRDDAVRLAEKARVAGVEATLRLWDAVPHVWQLFPRLPETRESLDEIAAFVARVCR